A DNA window from Leopardus geoffroyi isolate Oge1 chromosome A1, O.geoffroyi_Oge1_pat1.0, whole genome shotgun sequence contains the following coding sequences:
- the CA1H5orf24 gene encoding UPF0461 protein C5orf24 homolog isoform X1 — MMHPVASSNPAFCGPGKPSCLSEDAMRAADQFDIYSSQQSKYSHTVSHKPMACQRQDPLNETHLQTTSGRSLEIKDELKKKKNLNRSGKRGRPSGTTKSAGYRTSTGRPLGTTKAAGFKTSPGRPLGTTKAAGYKVSPGRPPGSIKALSRLADLGYGCGTAAFPYPMMHGRAVHGVEETSSEVKPPNE, encoded by the coding sequence ATGATGCATCCTGTTGCCAGCAGTAATCCGGCTTTCTGTGGGCCTGGCAAGCCTTCCTGCCTCAGTGAAGATGCCATGAGAGCTGCCGATCAGTTTGACATATATTCCTCCCAGCAAAGCAAATATAGCCACACAGTCAGCCACAAGCCAATGGCTTGTCAGAGGCAAGACCCATTAAATGAAACACACTTGCAGACTACAAGTGGCAGAAGTCTAGAGATAAAAGatgaactaaagaaaaagaaaaatctcaaccgATCCGGTAAACGTGGCAGACCTTCAGGAACCACCAAATCCGCAGGATACCGTACCAGCACAGGCAGACCCCTGGGAACCACCAAAGCAGCTGGATTTAAGACAAGTCCAGGCAGACCTTTGGGTACAActaaagctgcaggatacaaagtcagcCCAGGGAGACCTCCAGGTAGCATTAAAGCTCTATCCCGTCTTGCCGATCTTGGTTATGGCTGTGGCACAGCAGCTTTTCCTTACCCTATGATGCACGGCAGAGCAGTTCATGGGGTAGAGGAAACTAGCAGTGAAGTCAAGCCACCCAACGAGTga
- the CA1H5orf24 gene encoding UPF0461 protein C5orf24 homolog isoform X2 has protein sequence MMHPVASSNPAFCGPGKPSCLSEDAMRAADQFDIYSSQQSKYSHTVSHKPMACQRQDPLNETHLQTTSGRSLEIKDELKKKKNLNRSGKRGRPSGTTKSAGYRTSTGRPLGTTKAAGFKTSPGRPLGTTKAAGYKVSPGRPPGKKQQAFRCSSDA, from the exons ATGATGCATCCTGTTGCCAGCAGTAATCCGGCTTTCTGTGGGCCTGGCAAGCCTTCCTGCCTCAGTGAAGATGCCATGAGAGCTGCCGATCAGTTTGACATATATTCCTCCCAGCAAAGCAAATATAGCCACACAGTCAGCCACAAGCCAATGGCTTGTCAGAGGCAAGACCCATTAAATGAAACACACTTGCAGACTACAAGTGGCAGAAGTCTAGAGATAAAAGatgaactaaagaaaaagaaaaatctcaaccgATCCGGTAAACGTGGCAGACCTTCAGGAACCACCAAATCCGCAGGATACCGTACCAGCACAGGCAGACCCCTGGGAACCACCAAAGCAGCTGGATTTAAGACAAGTCCAGGCAGACCTTTGGGTACAActaaagctgcaggatacaaagtcagcCCAGGGAGACCTCCAG gaaaaaagCAGCAAGCCTTCAGGTGTTCCAGTGATGCCTGA